Within the Beduinella massiliensis genome, the region AGCGGCGTGACGGGAAAGCGGCGGCGAAGGCGCGGACGCGCGGGCCTGAAGACGAACAGATGGGGGGAACACAGATGGCTGATGAGACGTACGAAGCGCCGGCGGCAGGCGCGGACCTCGCGGAAGATGGAATCTTCGCCGGGGACGGTGTCCCTGCCGGGGACGGTGTCCCAGCCGGGGAAGGAATCCCCACCGGGGACGGTGTCCCCACCGGGGACGGCGTCCCTGCGGAGGAAGGCGTCCCTACTGGGGAAGGTATCCCCACTGGGGACGAAAGCGCCGAAGCGGCCGGGCAGTCCGCCGGAGACGGCGCACGGGGCGCGGACTGGGTGGCGCGGATGGGCGCGCAGGTGCGGACGCTGTGCGACGCGGGCGCGGATCTTCGGGGGATGTTTCAGGACGCCGAGATCGCCCGTCACATCGACGACGGCTCGTGGGACGTGAACACGGCCTACGCCCGCTGGCGGGGAACCCGCGGAGCGCGCGAGACGGCGCCCGTGATTTCAGCCCGAAGCACCGGGGGCGCGGTGACGCGCAGGAGCTTTGCGGACATGACGTCCGCCGAGTTCGCCGCCTTTTGCGAGCGCGTGGACCGCGCCGTGAACGGCGGCGGACGGGTGACGCTGTAGGCGGCGGGCCGCCGCGAAGCGCGGGGGAACAGGATCACAACGGAAAAGAAAAGGGGAGATTGAAATGGCGGTAACCTTCAATACGAACACCACGGCTACCAGTTCGATCGCCGCGACGGCGACCAAACAGTTCTACGACAAGCGGCTTCTGGAGAACATGAAGCCCCTGCTGATTCACAACCAGTTCGCGCAGAAGCGCCCGGTGCCCGCGCACGGCGGCAAGACCATCGAGTTCCGCAAGTGGACGCCCTTCGCGGCGCTCACCACGCCGCTGACGGAGGGCGTGCCCCCCGAGGGGCAGACGCTCAACATGACCAACATGACCGCGACCGTCGCCCAGTACGGCGGCTTTGTCACGATCAGCGACCTGCTCGACCTGACGAGCATCGACAGCGTCAAGTCCGACGCCGTGGACATGATGGCCCAGCAGGGCGCGCTCACGCTGGACACCCTCGCCCGCGAGGAGCTGCACAAGGCGCCCAGCGTCATCTACGCGGGCGCCAAGACCGGCCGCGCCCAGCTCGCCCCCGCGGACAAGCTCACCAGCCTTGAGATTCGCAAGGCCGTGCGCGCGCTCAAGAAGGTCAACGCGCCCATGTTCCGCCAGGGCTCCAAGAAGGGCTACTACATCGCCATCATCGGCCCGGACACGGAGTTCGACCTGATGGACGACCCGACCTGGGTGGACGTCAGCAAGTATCAGGACAAGGAGAACATCTACTACGGCGAGATCGGCATGCTGTACGGCTGCAAGGTCGTCTGCACCAGCGAGGCGAAGATTTTCACCGGCGCGGGCGCGGACAGCGCGGACGTCGCATCCACGCTGGTATTCGGCCAGAACGCCTACGGCGTGGTGGACATCGACGGCAGCAGCAACGTGCAGTCCAAGATCAAGCCCGCGGGCAGCGCGGGCAGCCAGGACCCGCTGGACCAGACGAGCACCGTCGGCTGGAAGGTCATGGCCTACGTGTGCAAGGTGCTGCAGCCCGCGTTCATCCAGCGCATCGAGAGCGGATTCAGCGCGTAAAGGACAGCAGGGGGACGGGCGACCCGTCCCCCAACCCCATGGGGGCAAAAGAAAGGATGAGGAATATGGCGGCGAGGACGAACGAGGAACTGGAAAAGGCGGCGCGCGCGCAGGAGATCAGCGCGAAGACCGCGTTTGCGAAGGCCACACGCGTGAAGGTCTACGTGCCGAAGGGCGCGGACGAGCACGACACGGAGCTATACGGCTGCTGGAACGGCATTCCGGTGCGTTACAGGCGCGGCGGCGAGGTCGAAATGCCGGACGTGGTATTGCAGATGTTCAAGGACTGCGGGGCGCTTTGAGCCCTGAGCCGGCGGAAGGGCGCGGGCCGTTAAAAGAGGAGGTGCCGGCGTGATAGCGCGGCTGGAGGACTTTAAGGGCGTATGGCAGGCGGCGGGC harbors:
- a CDS encoding N4-gp56 family major capsid protein, which encodes MAVTFNTNTTATSSIAATATKQFYDKRLLENMKPLLIHNQFAQKRPVPAHGGKTIEFRKWTPFAALTTPLTEGVPPEGQTLNMTNMTATVAQYGGFVTISDLLDLTSIDSVKSDAVDMMAQQGALTLDTLAREELHKAPSVIYAGAKTGRAQLAPADKLTSLEIRKAVRALKKVNAPMFRQGSKKGYYIAIIGPDTEFDLMDDPTWVDVSKYQDKENIYYGEIGMLYGCKVVCTSEAKIFTGAGADSADVASTLVFGQNAYGVVDIDGSSNVQSKIKPAGSAGSQDPLDQTSTVGWKVMAYVCKVLQPAFIQRIESGFSA